A region of the Pricia mediterranea genome:
GCAAATATTGAAGAGGTAAATAGTACTAGTGTGATTATTTTTAGTGTTTTCATTTTTATCGTGTGTGTTATAATTTCATGTTCCAAGGAAAATAACAGTTCAGTTGCCCGTCCCTTGCCCTATCCGATTCTATTTTTAACTTTTTTTAACTCTTTAAATAATTAATGTTGGCCGATTGTATATAATATCCTTTAATGGATTCTATTTGATTCGTCTGGAATTTCAATTGCAGTTCCTGAACATCGAGCACATCATTAAAATCAATGGTTCCCGTTTCGTAACTTTTAATAAGGATTTCCTCAGCATCGTTGGCTTTACCTATATTCCGCTGTTGCACATTAAAGCGTATCCTAAAAGCATCCCTTTGGTTGATCGCTTCGCTCAATAAGGTTTCCAGTTTGTTTGTTCTTTCGGCCTTCTGCGCAGTAATCTCCTGTTGCCGAAGCTCGTTCTGTTTTGAAATGGATTTGTACTTGTTGTTGAAAATGGGTATGGACAAAGAAACCATCGGCATGATGATATCCTTTCCGTTATCACTGAAATCCATAGCTGGCCGTTCGGCAACAGGTATATAGTCAAGTCCAAAACCAAGATCGGGCAATGCCTCCTTCTGGTTCAACAGCTCGGATTTTTCTACGGATTCGTACAACTTATCGTATTTAACAAGTTCGGGGTGTAATTGAAGATTGTCGTCTACGAATACAGGATCCACTTCGGGTACGGTAAAACCGTCGTATGCATCGACCCGTGTATTTTCATCCCTGTTGAGTAGATTGTTGAACAGGGTTTGCTCGGCCTGATATTCCTCATTTAAGACCTCTTTGCTCTGTTCCAGTTCATTCTGACGTATCTGTAGCCTAAGCACATCTACAGCGGAGGCATTGCCAATTTCAACCGAGGTCAAGGCCAGTCGTTCATAGGTTTTCAGCAATTCGATATTTTCATCGAGCACCTTTTGTTTTGCACGAATCGCATACAGGCGGTAGTAGGATTGGGAAACGGCCAAGGTCAATTTTCGTTTGGCGATGACCAGATCTTCGTACTGTGCCTCGGCCATTGAACTGGCATAGTTTTCCCGTGCGGTAATGGTGCCGAACCAAGGGATCATTTGCTTGGCGGAAAACCTTGCCTTTTGGGCACCTGTTCGGGTTTCCGGTTCACTGGCAAAGACTCCCGCACTAATTTCCGTGTTAGGAAGCGTATTGACCTCATTGATTTTTTCCGAGGCGATATTGTAGCGCAGTTCATAGGCCTGAATTTCGGGATTGTTCAATTCGGCCTGCTCGATCAAGCTTTCCAACTCCTGTGCATTTACAGAAGCTATGGACATGATTCCTAAAAAGAGTTGTACGTATTTTTTCATTTCGACAATCGTTTTAATTGAAACTCCGCTTTCCAACTATATAAGACAGGAACCACGAAAAGAGTAATCAACGCAATAAGCATCCCACCAAAACTTGGTATCGCCATCGGTATCATAATATCGCTACCACGGCCTGTGGAGGTCAATACTGGCAACAATGCCAAAATGGTAGTTGCCGTGGTCATCAAACAGGGACGGATACGCTTTTCGCCTGCTTCCACTACTGAATCCTGAATGCCGATAAGGGTATCCGGTTTGTTTCTATCGAAAGTCTGTGTCAGATAGGTGGCCATGACTACACCGTCGTCGGTGGCAATACCGAACAAGGCAATGAACCCGACCCAAACGGCAACACTCAGATTTATGGTGTGCATCTGGAAGAGGTCCCGAAGGTTTTCGCCAAAGAAATTAAAGTTCAAAAACCAATCCTGACCATAAAACCATATCATCAAAAACCCTCCTGCGAAGGCGACCGCTATACCTGTGAACACCATTAACGATGTACCAACGGAGCGAAATTGGAAATAGAGGATCAGGAAAATAATGGTCAATGCCAAAGGCACTACTACAGATAAGGTTTTTTCGGCCCTTAACTGGTTTTCATAGGTTCCTGTAAAGAGATAGTTGATTCCTTTGGGAACTACCAGTTCGCCGCTATCGATTTTTTCCTGAATTAAGGCCTGGGCGTTTTCGACCACTTCCACTTCCGCGAAACCGTCCAACTTATCGAAGAGTACGTAACCCACCAAAAAGGTGTCCTCACTTTTGATTACCTGTGGCCCTTGTTCGTAGTTGATGGTTACTAGCTCGCTCAAGGGAACAGGATTACCTTTTTCAACGGGCACATAAATTTCCTTTAGGTCTTGTGGGTTTTCCCTAAGTTCCCTTGGGTACCTGACACGAACCCCATAACGTTCACGGCCTTCAACGGTCTGGGTAAGCACCATTCCGCCAACGGCCACCTGCAATACACTTTGCACATCTTCAATGGTTATACCATAGCGGGCCAATCGTTCCCTGTCGATGTCTATCAAGAGATAGGGTTTGCCCACGATTCTATCGGCGAAGACCGCTTCGTCCTTGACCCCCTCGGCCTGTTTGAGAATGTCTTCCAATTGAAGACCGAAGGCTTCGATTTGTTTGAGATCCTGACCTTTGACCTTGATGCCCATGGGTGCCCGCATTCCGGTCTGCAACATGACCAGACGGGTTTCGATAGGTTGAAGTTTCGGGGCGGAAGTAACACCAGGGAATTTGGTTACCTTAACAATTTCCTTCCAAATATCGTCGGGCGACTTTATTTCGGGTCGCCAGTTTC
Encoded here:
- a CDS encoding TolC family protein, which codes for MKKYVQLFLGIMSIASVNAQELESLIEQAELNNPEIQAYELRYNIASEKINEVNTLPNTEISAGVFASEPETRTGAQKARFSAKQMIPWFGTITARENYASSMAEAQYEDLVIAKRKLTLAVSQSYYRLYAIRAKQKVLDENIELLKTYERLALTSVEIGNASAVDVLRLQIRQNELEQSKEVLNEEYQAEQTLFNNLLNRDENTRVDAYDGFTVPEVDPVFVDDNLQLHPELVKYDKLYESVEKSELLNQKEALPDLGFGLDYIPVAERPAMDFSDNGKDIIMPMVSLSIPIFNNKYKSISKQNELRQQEITAQKAERTNKLETLLSEAINQRDAFRIRFNVQQRNIGKANDAEEILIKSYETGTIDFNDVLDVQELQLKFQTNQIESIKGYYIQSANINYLKS